Proteins from a genomic interval of Watersipora subatra chromosome 10, tzWatSuba1.1, whole genome shotgun sequence:
- the LOC137407007 gene encoding general transcription factor II-I repeat domain-containing protein 2-like, which produces MVDKRKRKVDDECRRFQEEWSVKYFFIESADKALCVICHETVAVLKEYNLRRHYQSKHQGTYSRFEGNIREEKLAKLKQCINSQRSVFTKASKQNESRARASFKVAYILAKNGKPFTDGEIVKNCLLEVVDELCPEKSNVIKTITLGANTVARRIGDMGTNLMEQIASHAKNFVHFSLAIDESTDRCGTSQLLIFIRGVDANLNITQELASLNSMYNTTTGKDLMKEIQKTFEQYSLDWNRLKCLTIDGEEICVV; this is translated from the coding sequence ATGGTTGATAAAAGGAAAAGAAAAGTAGATGATGAATGTCGGCGATTTCAAGAAGAGTGGAGTGTAAAATACTTCTTCATCGAATCTGCAGATAAAGCATTGTGTGTCATCTGTCATGAGACTGTTGCAGTATTGAAGGAGTACAATTTACGCCGCCACTACCAAAGCAAACACCAGGGAACATATTCACGGTTTGAAGGAAATATACGTGAAGAGAAACTTGCAAAGTTAAAGCAGTGCATTAATTCTCAAAGATCAGTTTTCACAAAAGCTTCAAAACAAAATGAGTCGAGAGCAAGGGCTAGTTTTAAAGTGGCTTATATTCTCGCTAAAAATGGCAAGCCTTTTACAGATGGTGAGATAGTAAAAAACTGTTTGCTAGAGGTTGTGGATGAACTTTGTCCGGAAAAAtcaaatgttattaaaactataaCATTGGGTGCTAATACTGTTGCCCGGCGAATTGGAGACATGGGCACAAACCTAATGGAGCAAATTGCCAGCCATGCTAAGAattttgtgcatttttcttTGGCAATAGATGAGTCTACGGACAGGTGTGGCACCTCCCAGTTGCTAATTTTCATTCGAGGTGTGGATGCCAATTTAAATATCACTCAAGAGTTGGCTTCACTGAACAGTATGTACAACACAACGACTGGAAAAGACTTGATGAAAGAAATACAGAAAACATTTGAGCAATATAGTTTGGATTGGAATCGATTGAAATGCTTAACTATAGATGGGGAAGAAATATGTGTGGTGTGA